Proteins encoded within one genomic window of Hevea brasiliensis isolate MT/VB/25A 57/8 chromosome 8, ASM3005281v1, whole genome shotgun sequence:
- the LOC110658743 gene encoding uncharacterized protein LOC110658743, with protein sequence MKKKSAMRYIYEAMDRAKEAIVNSLNGNEEKYNSIFEIIDARWSLQLHRPLHTAGYFLNPEFFYPNKMRIESDEEVNIGSLSCIHKMGKNSAKVDMIFDEIERYKAAAGTFGFPSAIRGRTTKSPAAWWKTYGFLTPNLQKFAVKVLSLTCNARGCERNWSVFEHVKKGNGDDDDDDSLIFMDDVLTWGDVGRAVGVFESRYESRSAVRSTLVETPSFRRPRSMRGASSSQVDDDEEEEEFLMAAVENEDDFGNLDDE encoded by the exons atgaaaaaaaaatcagctATGAGATATATTTATGAAGCCATGGATAGGGCTAAAGAAGCCATTGTCAACTCGCTCAATGGCAATGAAGAGAAATACAATAGTATTTTTGAGATTATTGATGCGAGATGGTCACTTCAATTGCATCGTCCTTTGCATACTGCTGGATACTTTTTGAATCCTGAATTTTTTTATCCAAATAAGATGAGAATTGAATCTGATGAAGAGGTCAATATAGGATCACTTTCGTGCATTCATAAAATGGGAAAAAATTCAGCAAAAGTTGACATGATTTTTGATGAAATTGAGAGATACAAGGCAGCTGCAGGGACCTTTGGTTTTCCTTCTGCTATTAGAGGAAGAACAACCAAATCTCCag CTGCTTGGTGGAAAACATATGGTTTTTTAACTCCAAACCTACAAAAGTTTGCTGTAAAAGTTCTGAGTCTCACATGTAATGCAAGGGGTTGTGAAAGAAATTGGAGTGTATTTGAGCAtgtaa AAAAAGGCAAtggggatgatgatgatgatgattctcTTATTTTCATGGATGACGTGTTGACCTGGGGTGATGTTGGTAGAGCAGTTGGAGTTTTTGAATCTCGTTATGAATCGAGATCGGCTGTAAGATCAACACTAGTTGAAACTCCATCATTTCGAAGGCCTCGTTCAATGAGAGGTGCATCCTCTTCGCaagttgatgatgatgaagaggagGAAGAATTTTTGATGGCCGCTGTTGAAAATGAAGATGATTTTGGAAATCTTGATGACGAGTAG